TAACCTCTACAAGATGGGAGCTTTGGGCGACACCCACATATTCGAAGTCGGCCGGAATGGTTTTTGTCTCGAGCTTAATAGTGGAGACGGGTACCGCTCTCTGTGGAGGAGCGGCTTCCTTTTTTTTCTCACAAGCGGCAGAGATAAATAGAAGTAGGGATAAAAATAGCCAATTAAATCTCATGACAATCTCTTTAAGATTTAGAGAGTGAAACTAGCTATAATTTTTTATACTTTCAACTATTTTCTTTGAGTCTGTGTTTAGATGTTTTTAAGGGAATGTGCAATAAGCAGGGAGAGATCAGGGTCATCAGGGAGGGATTGTAGCGTTTTTTGAACAGCTTTGAGGGCATTAGGCTGTGAGTAGCCAAGGTTCATCAGGGCAGAGACCGCATGTTTTGATGTAGGAGGCAGGACAGAAGAAGGTGTAACAGATGAGTTATGGGCAGGGAGTTTGTCTCTTATTTCTATGAGGAGTCTTTGAGCTGTTTTCTTGCCGATGCCCGGAATTTTGCTGAGCGCTGAGATATCTTCATTTGCTATGGCTTGAGAGAGTTCGTTGTCGGACATATGACCGAGGATACCTAGTGCGAGTTTAGGTCCTATGCCTGTGACGCTAAGAAGCGTTTCAAAAAGTTCGCAGGTGTGGGGCTGTAAGAAGCCGTAGAGCGAGTTGGATTGCTCCCTGATAACATGTACGGTATGAAGGGTGCATTCATTTTTGATATGAGGGAGGCTTCCGTATGTTAAGGGGGTGATGAAGATTTTATAT
This portion of the Parachlamydiales bacterium genome encodes:
- the ruvA gene encoding Holliday junction branch migration protein RuvA, whose product is MIAYIHGILTLATPYQVIIEAAGVGYKIFITPLTYGSLPHIKNECTLHTVHVIREQSNSLYGFLQPHTCELFETLLSVTGIGPKLALGILGHMSDNELSQAIANEDISALSKIPGIGKKTAQRLLIEIRDKLPAHNSSVTPSSVLPPTSKHAVSALMNLGYSQPNALKAVQKTLQSLPDDPDLSLLIAHSLKNI